From one bacterium Scap17 genomic stretch:
- a CDS encoding nickel transporter: MSSEPKDTSGLGDIKSLKGMRDGLLKPASSRGRRLAGWLAVGCGLLVLGMAFWPGLVQGWGEALGWVFAEQSRFQRSLGRAMNELAAHPGTPWALIGLSFAYGVLHAAGPGHGKVVISTLLVSQPIVRRRALWLSLLAALLQGVSALVLVGLGAGLLDWAGRDVLGQVEKVTLLSHLGVLVLGVLLLWRAARSLWRALSARAVSSPVSGTTKPEAPAMQGLAFEPSPGHDHVHSHSHAHSHGYVHSHGHDCGCGHAHGVTAEQASGNWRTMGMAVLAIGLRPCSGAILVLLAALALNMVGSGVLAVLAMSLGTALTVGSVAMATLIMRASGRLAAAGARLGGPHSDGRARRQWPWAALVGLLGGIIITVFGALLVASSFKALDSPSGRGASPFDRSASGTSLQSPLGPRSSGQTSGGE; the protein is encoded by the coding sequence ATGAGCAGTGAGCCGAAGGACACCAGTGGACTTGGCGATATCAAGAGCCTCAAGGGCATGCGTGATGGCCTGCTGAAGCCGGCCTCGTCGCGGGGGCGGCGCCTGGCCGGTTGGCTGGCGGTCGGCTGCGGGCTGCTCGTGCTGGGCATGGCGTTCTGGCCAGGCCTGGTGCAGGGCTGGGGCGAGGCGCTGGGGTGGGTCTTCGCCGAGCAATCGCGTTTCCAGCGCTCGCTGGGGCGCGCCATGAATGAGCTTGCCGCGCACCCCGGCACGCCCTGGGCGCTGATCGGGCTGTCCTTCGCCTATGGCGTGCTGCATGCCGCGGGTCCCGGCCATGGCAAGGTCGTCATCAGTACGCTGCTGGTCAGTCAGCCCATCGTTCGGCGCCGTGCGCTGTGGTTGTCACTGCTGGCGGCCTTGCTGCAGGGCGTCAGTGCGCTGGTGCTGGTCGGTCTCGGGGCGGGGCTGCTCGACTGGGCGGGGCGCGATGTGCTCGGGCAGGTCGAGAAGGTCACCCTGCTCAGTCATCTCGGGGTGCTGGTGCTGGGGGTGCTGTTGCTGTGGCGCGCCGCGCGTTCCTTGTGGCGCGCGCTCAGCGCCCGGGCTGTCTCAAGCCCGGTTTCAGGCACGACCAAGCCAGAGGCGCCAGCGATGCAGGGGCTGGCGTTCGAGCCGTCGCCTGGCCACGACCACGTACACTCTCATAGCCACGCTCATTCACATGGGTACGTTCATTCACATGGGCATGACTGTGGTTGCGGCCATGCGCATGGCGTGACGGCGGAGCAGGCCAGTGGCAACTGGCGCACCATGGGCATGGCGGTGCTGGCGATCGGCCTGCGGCCGTGCTCCGGCGCGATTCTGGTCTTGCTGGCCGCGCTGGCGCTGAACATGGTCGGCAGCGGGGTACTGGCGGTGCTGGCAATGTCATTGGGCACCGCGCTGACGGTGGGTAGCGTGGCGATGGCCACCCTGATCATGAGGGCCAGCGGACGTCTGGCAGCGGCCGGCGCGCGTCTGGGTGGGCCGCACTCGGACGGTCGCGCGCGTCGTCAGTGGCCGTGGGCGGCACTGGTCGGGCTGCTCGGCGGCATCATCATCACTGTCTTTGGCGCCTTGCTGGTCGCCAGCAGCTTCAAGGCGCTGGACTCTCCCTCCGGTCGCGGTGCTTCGCCGTTCGATCGCTCGGCATCGGGCACCTCCCTGCAGAGCCCTCTGGGCCCGAGATCCTCAGGGCAGACCTCAGGCGGCGAGTGA
- a CDS encoding DUF1007 family protein → MSVAVHRLVAALSSALARFPSRHGLRPAAWLTPLLMLGTLVASQPAAAHPHGWVDLRVTLRLDDQGRAVAMRQYWLLDPFYSLTLRQELAALEDDTSMEQRLDVLGSEILANLSQFDYYTHVTLDGEPVALGKATRQTTWLKGERVAFQMELPLAEPVAMAGHTLSYRIYDPTYYIEILHDPDAIAVQQGLVVSGLEGQDSALDCTPGITPADPDPSKVAEASMLDINATAPMDLGQYFAEVGSVSCGVTDEQ, encoded by the coding sequence ATGTCTGTTGCTGTTCATCGCCTGGTGGCGGCGCTGTCGTCCGCGCTGGCGCGTTTCCCGTCTCGTCATGGCCTGCGCCCCGCAGCCTGGCTGACGCCGTTGCTGATGCTGGGCACCCTGGTGGCCAGTCAGCCTGCCGCCGCCCACCCGCACGGCTGGGTCGACCTGCGGGTGACGCTGCGCCTCGATGACCAGGGGCGGGCCGTCGCGATGCGTCAGTATTGGCTGCTCGACCCCTTCTACAGCTTGACGCTGCGTCAGGAACTGGCCGCGCTCGAGGACGATACCAGCATGGAGCAGCGCCTCGATGTGCTGGGCAGCGAGATTCTGGCCAATCTGTCGCAGTTCGATTACTACACCCATGTCACCCTGGACGGCGAGCCCGTGGCGCTTGGCAAGGCGACGCGCCAGACCACCTGGCTCAAGGGCGAGCGTGTCGCCTTCCAGATGGAGCTGCCGCTGGCCGAGCCGGTCGCGATGGCTGGCCACACCCTCAGTTATCGCATCTACGACCCCACCTATTACATCGAGATACTGCATGACCCGGACGCCATCGCCGTGCAGCAAGGGCTGGTGGTGAGCGGACTGGAAGGGCAGGACTCGGCGCTCGACTGCACGCCGGGCATCACGCCGGCCGATCCGGACCCATCCAAGGTCGCCGAGGCCTCGATGCTGGATATCAACGCCACCGCACCGATGGATCTCGGCCAGTACTTCGCCGAAGTCGGCAGTGTCAGTTGTGGGGTGACTGATGAGCAGTGA
- a CDS encoding TAXI family TRAP transporter solute-binding subunit yields the protein MQKRQFLKAGLGLAIAASLGLSAVAQADSKYIMGTATTGGTFYPVGVALSTLIKVKLEPTAGISVSAISSAGSGENLKLMEEDQAQFGIIQGLYGAWAWNGTPPVNKAHKNLRSVSMLWQNVEHFVARNDEVKSGTIEDMTNFYGKSFSIGKKNSGTEGSGRFILEQLGIDADKMDLAYMGYGPSADAMQNGNIDGMNIPAGAPASAVTRAYANLGGEITTLDFTEEQLAKVNSQFELWTPYEIAAGTYPGQDKAINTIAQPNILVVRDDVSEEDVYQITKTMYENLPFLNNIHPATKAMALDKAIAGLPLPLHPGAARYFKEQGIEIPARLIAE from the coding sequence ATGCAAAAGCGCCAGTTCCTCAAGGCCGGTCTCGGTCTCGCCATCGCAGCCTCTCTTGGTCTCAGTGCCGTGGCTCAGGCGGACAGCAAGTACATCATGGGTACCGCCACCACCGGTGGCACCTTCTACCCGGTCGGCGTGGCACTCTCCACGCTGATCAAGGTCAAGCTCGAGCCGACCGCCGGCATCTCCGTGTCCGCGATCTCCTCTGCCGGCTCCGGCGAGAACCTCAAGCTGATGGAAGAGGACCAGGCCCAGTTCGGCATCATCCAGGGCCTCTACGGCGCCTGGGCATGGAATGGCACTCCGCCGGTCAACAAGGCGCACAAGAACCTGCGCAGCGTCTCGATGCTGTGGCAGAACGTCGAGCACTTCGTGGCCCGCAACGATGAGGTCAAGTCCGGCACCATCGAGGACATGACCAACTTCTACGGCAAGAGCTTCTCCATCGGCAAGAAGAATTCCGGTACCGAAGGTTCGGGTCGCTTCATCCTCGAGCAGCTGGGCATCGATGCCGACAAGATGGATCTGGCCTACATGGGCTATGGCCCGAGCGCCGACGCGATGCAGAACGGCAACATCGATGGCATGAACATCCCGGCCGGCGCACCGGCCTCCGCCGTGACCCGCGCCTACGCCAACCTGGGCGGTGAGATCACCACGCTGGACTTCACCGAAGAGCAGCTGGCCAAGGTCAACTCCCAGTTCGAGCTGTGGACCCCGTATGAAATCGCCGCTGGCACCTACCCGGGCCAGGACAAGGCGATCAACACCATCGCCCAGCCGAACATCCTGGTGGTGCGTGACGATGTCTCCGAAGAAGACGTCTATCAGATCACCAAGACCATGTACGAGAACCTGCCGTTCCTGAACAACATCCACCCGGCCACCAAGGCCATGGCCCTCGACAAGGCCATCGCGGGCCTGCCGCTGCCGCTGCACCCGGGAGCCGCACGTTACTTCAAGGAGCAGGGCATCGAGATTCCGGCACGCCTGATCGCCGAGTGA
- a CDS encoding sigma-54-dependent Fis family transcriptional regulator: protein MTGYTHDSAGFEGAEEFAATGLDPAELRLQQDSDLTREAPVWLVDDDPAVRESLAQWLELAEIHLRCFSRAEALLEALAAAEPVSVVISDIRMPGMDGLTLLARLALQAPELPVLMMTGHGDVATAVAAMQGGARDFIEKPFDPEALELKLRQALAGRRLSDENQRLRRRLSVRGLSGLLRGESRQIRQLRERLLELRGHPARVWISGEAGSGRSTLALALAEHAPPAEASPSSNAMPTAATALLARVECAPLSQARAEGAEALASAIEDALAACPAANTLLLHEVDHLSGAQWQWLDGWIATRENGARQAPRLVCSALCSVGDVMASGPLTRTLGHALAEIELTTPALRERREDIPLLMAHFSRQAAEVHEVEAQPFGRGELAALMAADWPGNLWQLRQAASRRVVLGELFTTRQPSAPGNASAKENADEAGNGASDEALASSEDQGLAAQVAMFESTLIRAALTRARGNIAQVLEELALPRRTLNLKMHKYGLRREDFRHGHDDSVN, encoded by the coding sequence ATGACAGGCTATACGCACGACAGCGCTGGCTTCGAGGGCGCAGAGGAGTTTGCCGCCACGGGCCTGGACCCGGCAGAGCTGCGCCTGCAGCAGGACAGCGATCTGACCCGTGAGGCCCCGGTATGGCTGGTGGATGACGACCCGGCAGTGCGCGAATCTCTTGCCCAGTGGCTGGAGCTTGCCGAGATTCACCTGCGCTGCTTCTCGCGCGCCGAGGCGCTGCTGGAAGCCCTGGCCGCCGCCGAGCCGGTCAGCGTGGTGATCAGCGATATCCGCATGCCGGGCATGGATGGCCTGACGCTGTTGGCGCGGCTTGCGCTGCAGGCACCGGAGCTGCCGGTACTGATGATGACCGGCCACGGCGATGTCGCCACGGCCGTTGCCGCGATGCAGGGCGGTGCGCGCGACTTCATCGAGAAACCGTTTGACCCCGAAGCGCTGGAGCTGAAGCTGCGTCAGGCGCTGGCGGGACGGCGTCTGAGTGATGAAAACCAACGTCTGCGCCGCCGCTTGAGCGTGCGCGGCCTCAGTGGTCTGCTGCGTGGCGAGAGCCGTCAGATTCGCCAGTTGCGTGAGCGATTGCTTGAATTGCGCGGGCACCCGGCGCGTGTCTGGATCAGCGGCGAGGCGGGCAGCGGGCGCAGCACTCTGGCGCTGGCGCTGGCCGAGCATGCGCCGCCTGCTGAGGCGTCGCCCTCATCTAACGCCATGCCGACGGCGGCGACGGCCTTGCTGGCGCGAGTGGAATGCGCCCCCCTGTCGCAAGCGAGGGCAGAGGGCGCGGAGGCACTGGCGAGCGCGATCGAGGATGCACTCGCGGCATGTCCTGCAGCCAATACCTTGCTGCTGCATGAGGTGGACCACCTGAGTGGCGCGCAATGGCAGTGGCTGGACGGCTGGATCGCCACGCGTGAGAACGGCGCCCGTCAAGCGCCGCGGCTGGTGTGCAGCGCGCTGTGCAGCGTGGGTGACGTGATGGCAAGCGGGCCTCTGACTCGCACCCTGGGGCATGCGCTGGCCGAGATCGAACTGACGACACCCGCCCTGCGCGAGCGGCGCGAGGACATCCCGTTGCTGATGGCGCACTTCAGCCGTCAGGCCGCCGAGGTGCACGAGGTGGAGGCGCAACCCTTCGGCCGCGGTGAGCTGGCTGCATTGATGGCGGCAGACTGGCCGGGCAATCTCTGGCAGCTGCGCCAGGCCGCCAGTCGCCGTGTGGTGCTGGGGGAATTGTTCACGACGCGACAGCCATCCGCGCCGGGCAATGCCTCAGCAAAGGAGAATGCAGACGAGGCCGGCAACGGGGCGAGCGACGAGGCGCTGGCGAGCAGTGAGGACCAGGGGTTGGCGGCACAGGTGGCGATGTTCGAGTCGACCTTGATTCGCGCCGCCCTGACTCGCGCACGCGGCAACATCGCTCAGGTGCTGGAGGAGCTGGCACTGCCGCGGCGTACTCTCAATCTCAAGATGCACAAGTACGGACTGCGCCGAGAAGACTTTCGTCATGGTCATGATGATTCGGTGAACTGA
- a CDS encoding HIT family protein, with amino-acid sequence MTPFSLHPQLDADTHFVADLPLCTVRLMNDARYPWLILIPRRDAIREIYELDSSAQQQLWQETTQLGELLMTVSGGEKLNIGALGNMVPQLHMHVIARRSDDEAWPGPVWGVGTAEPHDSETLTVLIDTLRMKIAELPSYSY; translated from the coding sequence ATGACCCCCTTCAGCCTTCACCCGCAGCTGGATGCCGACACTCACTTCGTGGCCGATCTGCCGCTGTGCACCGTGCGCCTGATGAACGATGCGCGCTATCCGTGGCTGATACTGATTCCGCGCCGCGATGCCATCCGCGAGATCTACGAGCTGGACAGCAGCGCCCAGCAGCAGCTGTGGCAGGAAACCACCCAACTGGGCGAGCTGCTGATGACGGTGAGCGGCGGCGAGAAGCTCAATATCGGCGCACTGGGCAACATGGTGCCGCAGCTGCACATGCACGTGATTGCCCGCCGCAGCGATGATGAAGCCTGGCCGGGGCCGGTGTGGGGCGTCGGCACGGCCGAGCCCCACGACAGCGAGACGCTGACGGTGCTGATCGACACTCTGCGCATGAAGATCGCCGAGCTGCCGAGCTATTCCTACTGA